A genomic stretch from Fodinibius salinus includes:
- a CDS encoding ABC transporter permease/substrate-binding protein, whose product MVDFWNFLLTNKAEIWDQLLQHIGLTAVSLLIAVLIGIPLGLLATRYKKVSGPVLGTVGIIQTIPSIALLGFMLPLLGIGALPAVVALFLYALLPIVRNTYSGIQEVESSVIESARGMGMTSGQILRKVELPLAGPVIFAGIRTATVINVGVATLCALIGAGGLGEYIFRGIALNNSVMILAGALPAALLALTFDFVLGLLERNVSKLLKPLSYGLAVMVLFVSVYAISTMFVEQKFKAGVPPEFLERADGYQGLKQHYGLDIPVVEMNASLMYEALKNKRVDVIVGYSTDGRIKAFNLKVLKDDKQYFPPYQAAPIVKEDFAEAHPKMITAINKLAGKISTEQMTALNSAVDNDQQSELSVAKKFLNEQGFRTSVTRKGTPDLLIGGKLQTEQFILAHMYRILIENYTDLDVELRLGLAGTQIVFTALQNDEIQLYPEYTGTGLHVLFESDEATVDSLGNSASAVFDYVKVRSQKQFDIQWLEPIGFENTYALIMRKEQAKRLDIETISDLADYLSSK is encoded by the coding sequence GTATCCCGCTGGGGCTGTTGGCCACTCGATATAAAAAAGTATCCGGTCCGGTGTTAGGGACTGTTGGTATTATTCAAACTATACCCAGCATTGCGCTTTTGGGATTTATGCTTCCGTTGCTGGGAATCGGGGCCCTTCCTGCTGTTGTTGCCCTATTTTTGTATGCACTTTTGCCTATTGTCCGTAATACCTATTCGGGCATTCAGGAAGTGGAGTCTTCGGTCATTGAATCGGCGCGTGGTATGGGTATGACAAGCGGACAGATCCTGCGGAAAGTAGAGCTGCCGCTGGCGGGCCCGGTCATCTTTGCAGGTATACGCACAGCCACCGTTATTAATGTAGGTGTAGCTACGCTCTGCGCTCTGATTGGTGCCGGTGGACTCGGAGAATACATTTTTCGCGGTATTGCCCTCAATAATTCAGTAATGATTTTAGCCGGAGCACTTCCCGCGGCGCTGTTGGCTTTGACATTTGATTTTGTGCTCGGGCTGCTGGAGCGCAATGTATCCAAACTATTGAAGCCCTTGAGTTATGGATTGGCGGTTATGGTGCTGTTTGTATCAGTTTATGCAATATCAACGATGTTTGTTGAACAAAAATTTAAAGCCGGCGTACCACCCGAATTTCTAGAGCGAGCAGATGGATATCAGGGACTTAAACAGCATTATGGGCTGGATATTCCGGTAGTAGAGATGAATGCTTCGCTGATGTACGAAGCTCTCAAAAACAAGCGTGTAGATGTAATTGTGGGTTATTCCACCGACGGGCGTATTAAGGCCTTTAATCTAAAAGTGCTCAAAGATGACAAACAGTATTTCCCACCCTACCAGGCAGCGCCAATTGTTAAAGAAGATTTTGCAGAGGCACATCCCAAAATGATTACAGCCATTAATAAACTGGCTGGCAAAATAAGCACCGAGCAGATGACCGCTCTCAATAGTGCAGTTGATAATGATCAACAGTCAGAATTGAGCGTAGCCAAAAAGTTTTTGAATGAGCAGGGTTTTCGCACGTCTGTGACCCGAAAAGGTACACCCGACCTGCTTATTGGGGGCAAATTACAAACCGAGCAGTTCATCTTGGCGCACATGTACCGCATACTCATTGAAAACTATACCGATTTAGACGTGGAGCTTAGGTTGGGACTAGCCGGTACACAAATTGTGTTTACTGCTTTGCAAAATGATGAGATTCAGCTTTATCCCGAATATACAGGGACCGGACTGCATGTTTTGTTTGAAAGTGATGAAGCCACCGTCGATAGTTTAGGCAACAGCGCGAGCGCAGTATTTGATTATGTGAAAGTACGTTCCCAAAAACAATTTGATATCCAGTGGTTAGAGCCCATCGGATTTGAAAACACCTATGCCCTTATCATGCGCAAAGAGCAGGCTAAACGGTTAGACATAGAAACGATTAGTGATTTAGCCGATTATTTGAGTAGTAAATAA